In Lampris incognitus isolate fLamInc1 chromosome 20, fLamInc1.hap2, whole genome shotgun sequence, one genomic interval encodes:
- the rgp1 gene encoding RAB6A-GEF complex partner protein 2: protein MIEVVASMARGPVFLAGEVMECLITFTNPMSHLSTSATSEMLAWASAQIHCQFHASESRVALPVQGNKQDIQAESDTVLIPSRGERGQCMLDTPPKILFCDLRLDPGESKTYSYSETVPVDGPPSFRGQAVKYVYKLTIGCQRVNSPIKLLRVPFRVLVLQGMLEQPFPQDEEVSPSNPFLEEEEGNRRDTRPLERALDMLMATTSRRCPHMFNITNMRGKVAKFCIFKIVYRLGEDIIGTFNFSEGEIPCLQYSVSLQSEEEIQQPYQRRPGQAVSVTGHGRHMESCLHTASSHFSLPIPLNVTPGFSTDIVSLRWRLHFEFVTTREPMEPPVVLQTHSEVTVWTGAEHVDVDTFSWDLPIKVLPTNPALASYVSQFTGTNSISI from the exons ATGATTGAGGTGGTGGCCTCCATGGCCCGAGGCCCTGTCTTCCTGGCCGGGGAGGTTATGGAGTGTCTCATAACCTTCACGAACCCCATGTCCCACCTCTCTACCTCTGCAACTAG TGAGATGCTGGCGTGGGCAAGTGCCCAGATCCACTGCCAGTTTCATGCCAGTGAGAGCAGAGTGGCCCTGCCAGTCCAGGGCAACAAGCAAGACATCCAGGCTGAGAGTGACACGGTCCTTATCCCAAGCAGAG GAGAACGAGGCCAGTGCATGCTCGACACGCCACCCAAGATACTGTTCTGTGACCTTCGCCTGGATCCTGGAGAAAGCAAAACCT ATTCATATAGTGAGACCGTGCCTGTAGATGGCCCACCTAGCTTCCGTGGTCAGGCAGTCAAGTATGTCTATAAGCTCACAATCGGCTGCCAGAGGGTCAACTCCCCCATCAAACTACTAAGAGTTCCCTTCAGAGTGCTGGTCCTGCAGG GCATGCTGGAGCAGCCATTTCCCCAGGACGAAGAGGTCTCCCCCTCCAACCCTTtcctggaggaagaggaggggaacCGAAGGGATACCAGGCCCCTGGAGAGAGCTCTGGACATGTTGATGGCCACCACCTCCAGGCGCTGCCCTC ATATGTTCAACATCACCAACATGCGGGGGAAAGTCGCAAAGTTCTGCATTTTTAAGATTGTGTACAGGCTAGGGGAGGACATCATTGGCACTTTTAACTTCTCAGAAGGCGAAATTCCCTGCCTacag TACTCCGTGAGCCTCCAGAGCGAAGAGGAGATCCAGCAGCCATACCAGCGGCGTCCCGGCCAGGCAGTCAGCGTGACGGGACACGGCCGGCACATGGAGTCCTGCCTCCACACGGCCTCCAGCCACTTCTCCCTCCCTATACCCCTCAACGTCACGCCGGGGTTCAGCACAGACATAG TTTCTCTGAGATGGCGCCTGCACTTTGAGTTTGTCACTACCCGGGAGCCCATGGAGCCGCCCGTCGTACTGCAGACCCACTCAGAGGTTACGGTTTGGACAGGGGCAGAGCATGTTGATGTTGATACCTTCAGCTGGGACCTGCCAATCAAAGTCCTGCCCACCAATCCAGCCTTGGCATCCTACGTGTCCCAGTTTACAGGGACCAACAGCATCAGCATTTGA
- the msmp1 gene encoding prostate-associated microseminoprotein: protein MESTRVNWTLAILTGALLWTAGGSAAPTECHFNSRALCVYEGRQYSLGETWMDNACLQCTCLHPIGVGCCETVHRPVDFPPWCEVRVEAVTCKVSLVQTADPRLPCSPGEGNNDPSHGSLKLQHHLEG from the exons ATGGAATCCACCAGGGTGAACTGGACACTTGCCATCCTGACGGGGGCTCTGCTGTGGACCGCCGGCGGCTCAGCGGCGCCCACCGAGTGCCACTTCAACTCCAGAG CGTTGTGCGTGTACGAGGGGAGGCAGTACTCGCTGGGAGAAACCTGGATGGACAACGCCTGTCTGCAGTGCACCTGTCTGCACCCCATTGGTGTCGGATGCTGCGAGAC GGTGCATCGGCCGGTGGACTTCCCACCGTGGTGCGAGGTGCGGGTGGAGGCCGTGACCTGCAAGGTCTCCCTGGTCCAGACGGCCGACCCTCGTCTGCCCTGTTCTCCCGGGGAGGGCAACAACGACCCCAGCCACGGGTCGCTGAAGCTGCAGCATCATCTGGAGGGGTAG